The following coding sequences are from one Asterias amurensis chromosome 8, ASM3211899v1 window:
- the LOC139940317 gene encoding protein O-mannose kinase-like, whose amino-acid sequence MKLPWRYAICLILLTVGIVVGYNWCQKSTPPKELWKLKEHVHHHQRTLSVQGRPEVENPNTGKEADSLICDEKNADCHETRHDNWKPFLNCAQIAEVTLEKKIGEGLVKQVFLGRWQEMRLAYANLSHPRYLEDFLHGAEMLQAMHVSKHVVQLLGSCLDANPPVILTEYHELGSAETIEDIFSQQLGLADSNTLRTRFHLCLDYARILSFLHSSPVGTRIMCDSNDPTKTLSQFLVTNDLRLVINDLDALPLVDRTRGLLAKCGHRQLFDDFVAPEQLWPFQDKAFQDEEMPPYDEKTDIWKVPDITDLLLGKVDHSDIVRLHLFKLHKQCKERDPSLRPTAKEILAKYQEIFDSIVSDSD is encoded by the exons ATGAAATTACCATGGCGATATGCCATCTGCTTGATCCTACTGACTGTTGGAATAGTTGTTGGTTACAACTGGTGTCAAAAGTCAACCCCTCCCAAGGAACTTTGGAAGTTAAAAGAACATGTTCACCATCATCAGCGGACGCTCTCAGTTCAGGGTCGACCAGAGGTGGAAAACCCCAACACCGGGAAAGAAGCTGATTCCTTGATTTGTGATGAGAAGAACGCGGATTGCCATGAAACCAGACACGACAATTGGAAACCTTTTCTTAACTGTGCACAAATTGCAGAAGTGACATTGGAGAAGAAAATCGGTGAAGGTCTTGTCAAACAA GTTTTTCTCGGAAGATGGCAAGAGATGAGGTTGGCATACGCCAACCTAAGTCATCCTCGATATCTAGAAGACTTTCTCCACGGTGCCGAGATGCTTCAAGCCATGCATGTTAGCAAACATGTTGTCCAGCTTCTTGGCTCATGCCTCGATGCCAACCCCCCAGTCATCCTAACAGAATACCATGAACTGGGATCTGCTGAAACGATCGAAGATATCTTCTCACAGCAGCTAGGCCTTGCTGACAGTAACACACTCAGGACCAGATTCCATTTGTGCTTGGACTATGCCAGAATCCTTTCTTTTTTACATTCCAGCCCGGTTGGCACACGCATCATGTGCGATAGTAACGACCCAACAAAAACACTCTCCCAGTTTTTGGTAACGAACGACCTACGTCTGGTCATTAACGACCTGGATGCCCTCCCATTGGTCGATCGCACCAGAGGATTGCTTGCTAAATGCGGCCATAGACAACTCTTCGATGACTTTGTCGCACCGGAACAGCTCTGGCCATTCCAGGACAAGGCCTTCCAAGACGAAGAAATGCCACCTTACGACGAGAAAACAGACATCTGGAAAGTACCAGATATAACTGATTTACTTCTTGGGAAGGTTGATCATAGCGACATTGTAAGGCTGCATTTATTTAAGCTCCACAAACAGTGCAAAGAAAGGGACCCATCGCTGAGACCAACTGCAAAAGAAATACTTGCAAAGTACCAAGAGATATTTGATTCCATCGTTAGTGATAGTGATTAG